The Topomyia yanbarensis strain Yona2022 chromosome 3, ASM3024719v1, whole genome shotgun sequence nucleotide sequence CCAAACTACAACACCGTGCAGCGTAGCATTTTATGCTTTGTGGTCAGTAATTGTCATGGAAAAATCCTGTCTGTCTGCCCAGTTACAAAATCCGATACCAGCTGATTCAACTGTAGCCCCTGCATGTTCGAAGGAAGACagcaagagctttgttcatcgctgacacAGGACACTTTGCAATGTCATTTAGATGCCCCAactattttggaacaaatcaacataaacgtcgcaCCTCGAGCATTACGCAACAACGTTATGTTCCGATTTGTATTCCGATGCACTAATTACTGTATGCATGGCGCCAGAGTTTTCAACTAGGTCGCTTCAGCTTTCGATTTCAACATTTCTCAACAAACTCTGCGTCTACACGAAAAAAACAATTGTTCCCAAAGTcgtaaagtgccatgaattcttgaacaatcacgtttttgcgatacgttgaacaaaaatcatgtgttttaaattatgttcaatttctttTCAGTAACGCCTACCTAACGCTTTTATTActggagatatttgtttttgttttatgaacTTCACCACCATGTCCCATTCGATTTgttgtacgtgaactagttcactactttatgaacattattcataaaaccaaaggtagactcgagattttattcatagatttaggaacattattcaTTATGAAGATGTGaattgattcatgatttattacatcttgaacATGATCTGATATTCATGGTTgtaaattagttcacaaaatcagagCATATTTTCTCGTAAgatatttcacgaaactcggaacatTATTCATGAATTCTTTCAATCATCGTGAATTAGttaatgattcctaatatattattcACGATACAATATTCATGCtcatgaaacagttcacaaaatcataaaatattattcatctatacttgaactgattcatgattcctaacgaATTAGTCACGATTCGTGCTggtgaaatggttcaaaaaatcataaaaagttATTCATGTATTATGCTtcttagtataatagtcactaCTAACCATTCGtattcatgaaatagttcaaaaaatTGGAAAGTATTATTCATAatcatcataaatcataaaaagttattcatgtattcgtgaactagttcatgcttcctagtataatagtacCACTATTCATTCGTTCTTGTGAAATagctcaaaaaatcatgaactagttcatgaaaaaaaacaaagtataaAAGTCACGTCTGACCATGTGTGTCCGTGAAATAGtccacaaaatcataaaatattgtttttgtattcgtgaactggctcTAGATTCCTAGTgcatgattcacgatctatcttaagtgtttgtgatatttaaaaaatatcattaatcattttcaattgcaTGCAATTCTTCACATGaccatgaaattttcacgtgaactattacACAAAATTTaggatttttcatgaaatacagAGTTatatccagctgctagcgactactaacgtatgcggaataaaatttggacaaaatccAAAAGGCATTTTTTGTACAAAACTCTTTGTTGAATGTtctttctatatgaaaacatttgtcagcttattaacttaatgtagaaaaaaattgagCCCATTCGAAAAGGTTTATGACAGTTTGCAGGATCTTTTTGCaaagaagttgaaaaaattgatgttggcatattcttaatttctttcttaattttgactatcatgtttgttagttttatgtcgaaaattattggcatatactctctgcttcaaattattccaCAAATCCTCATTTGGACGCAGTTGTGGTACATTTGGAGGGTTATCAGCCTTTTGTACAAAAAGTATGCCATAATCCTCCAATGCGCCAAAACTTCCTTTTGGCATAAAAGCTAGGTGCCAGATTAGACGTTCGCTGCCATTTTGGtcacatggtatctcctagcgggtcgaaattaacactggatgtttaaaataagtgtgcctagagtatgacgtttagtatggtGCCTTGCACagggttgcatttttgttttaatgatggaagcgttgtccaaatttcattccgcatacgttactaCCAAGTTCGACCAGCAAACGagcatcgttattcatttgataatatTCAATGTGATTGATGTATATAAGCCTCTACTGTAAACAACCACAGTAGAATACGGTTGTCAATTGATAGAAATACCAACTAAAAGTATCAAATGCATTAGAGACAGAAAGTGAAAAATATAACGGTTGCTGTCGAAGCAACCTTCTTATACCTACCATCAACGAAGTGAGTCCGTTTTAATTATTTCTCCCGAACGTTTCCCTGTGATTTCTATTTCGGACAAGTGTAATATTGAAAagtgatgtctggacagaaaacgaaaacttctctgatccagttcatattatcacgttactccgagtaaaaaatccgatggtAATTAAAAAATACCATATCACGATAAGATGAAGAGAAACTGCGAATATCATGTTAAAACTGAGTGACATGATTCCAAGTATTAAATTCTAAAATGAGCTCAAGAATATATCACGATGGCGtgcaaataaattacgaaaattgtcactaagatcctgaaataatgaacataaataaaaaaaaatatcacgataCCGTGAATGGAGATGACGGACATTGTaaggtcctgaaatcatgaacataaatcatgcTACATTGCCAATAAAAATCTGAGAgtaaaatcatgaataaattattgcggtaacgtgctgagaaattatcTAAATCACGACaaggatcctgaaattatgaacatcgtTTAATTGTCGGTTCTTTAGTTGATATAGTTTATACCGTACCAACAACTAAACATatccagggaacaaccacagcaacccaaccaaacattgtaATGTAACGCCACttggcatcactgtttgctataTTCCGGTCTTCAGTATAGCTGATAGTAGTCAGTAGCTGATaggtcttccaaatcgataccaacggcaatcaatcgcggcattcaaacctacaaatatattaccagaatgccggCGGAATGAATTCAGGAATCGACgattatttggtagcaagttcgAATGAATGattcgacataatcgccctcacagagacgtggcttagcgatagcactctgtcagtgcaagcatttggtgccaactacgataTTTTCCgtactgatcgcagctcacgcaacagtTTGAAGGCTACCGGTGGAGGGGGACTTGTGGCTATCCGTcatcgattgaaagcgcaactgattgacgatactttaggggtctgtgtcgagcaggtgtgggtgcgaatcaaactggctggctacgcactttttctttgcgtggtttatcttccaccggaccgcactcgcaattctacattgattgattcacatactgagtcactggaacggacttctgctcaagcaagcccggttgatgagatcctgattgttggtgattgGACGTTTGTGACGGATGTTCGCTGATACCGAACTGTCATgttttcatgctggtatcaccagtttgcttgactgctacagtctaaatctgttgcgccaaacgaataatgtggtgaatgagaacaacagaatccttgatctctgtttttcgagcaaatctgactacgcgccaaaagttaccgcagcaccgttccccctggtaaagactgttagacaccacACTCCCCTGCATATAGTGCTTGAAGcaattcgagtgaagcatgacttcaatgcttctgacaccgtcagatataattttagaaaagccgactataatagcattattaacttcctgtcgaatatccactggactgaaattctcgacaatgatgatgtcaacgttgcagtgcagaccttctccaacgttatgagctatgctatcgatcgctatgtacccaaaagaagtggccttcaatctaagcacccagcgtggcacactgccgagctgagacggttaaaagcgactaaaagaaccgctctgaagaagtactacaagtttgggggctacgtgctgcgataacactacgttcatgttaaccaagtctataaaaagacatcgatgcgttgccatgccgattatttgcgaaacgtgcaacgtaagttgaagtcagAACCTAAAacagaaaggaatccgggttgcgtTCAACGAtcagctatggaggacgtatgagctctagtttacaggagatttgccaactattctctgaaaagttcgcgagtgttctctccaacgagaaactgacaccgacccaggttttacgcgcggctctcaatgtacctcaatcataccagtctttgaaatctatcaatatcgacaataatatggtacaacttgcgattggcaaaatgaaggcttcaacctctgcaggcccagatggtataacaactattattctaaaaaaatgctctgccggtctaattgtacctctttgtcatctgtttcaattgtcgctaacaaccggagtatttcccgatctctgctgtttgaaatggctttgttggaacccatctctagccactgcaaacaatatatctccgagactcagcatggatttatgccgaaacgttcaacatctacgaatcttctgtcgttcgcAACATATGTGACAGATGCCATGTcagacggccttcaaactgacgttatctacacggacctttctgctgcttttgacaagattaatcacgctattgcagtggcaaagttggatagacttggctttggtactaatattccccgttggatgcaatcgtatctcagtgatcgtcgtttagcagtcaagataggtgattgtgtatccgtcgagttcttcgcttcatctggtattttgcaaggcagccatctcggtccattgatttttcttctttatttcaacgacgtcaacttttgtttagaaggaccacggttgtctttcgccgacgacctcaagttatacctcAGAATCCGGAAtgctgatgatgcagctttccttcaacgccaactggtaacctttgcggaatggtgcgagatcaaccgaatgaccctaaacccccagaaatgtacggtcattacgttctcaaGGAAAAAAAACGTCAATTCGACTCGATTACTGTCTAACTGAATCTACGATTGACAGAgcgagtttttctcgatgaacaactgacgtttaaacagctgtttggggttcataatgagaatatctaagaacatcagatatttactgcttgaaatctcccTACTattcactcgttcgatcaactctgaaATATTGTTCAGTTCGGTGTaatcctcattatctcaacggtgtccatcgaattgagacagcacagcgcagatttgttcggtttgcccctcgtcgattgccttgaagcaaccctcaccagctgccaagttacgaaagccggggtttgcttattggactcgatacattgcaagtgcggcgggatctattccgtgctatgacgatttcggatattttgcaagatcgaattgactgccccgagcttctcagtgcgataaatatgaactgAATAtgaatttattcctccgattacctcttcgccggactagctatggagtaaacggtgccatcattggtttgcagcggaccctCAAGCCACAATATTTGGACTCTGATGCGCTGctgcaacaacaaaaaaaaatcaccgaaTCTTCGCAATCTTCAATTATGAAAGGTCGAACAACAGCCAGTAGTATCGTTGCgaaaattgttgattgcagGCCGTTTAGTTGTTAAATAAAACTATGCCGATGTTGAGATCGCTGAGTTTTGCACGTACTGTCAAATACGCAATACGAGTAAGAGAAGTGTAGGATCGAATGTAAATTTCAGGATGGTAGTAGCCTTACTTCCATTGCGAATATACAGTCAAACATCTCCACCTCATTTAGATGGAATCGCGAGTACTGAACACAGTTGTATCAGGAAATGCGAATTGATCTAATGCGAAATAATTGTTTCCGCTTTCTTTTTGATCGTTCACTTCAAACTTATCATTTCAAGTGTAAAGCATCTATCGCGGTATTTGTTGAATGTTAGTTTCGACGTATGTTTCATTATCCACTAAACAGCAACTGGATCTGGTCAAGTTTTGAACCTTGTATTCATGTAAGTCTGCTCTTGTTATGACCTTCTGAACGTTACTCCACCTTTTTGTCAGTAACACGCATTGAAACGTTACGATTTCGCTTCTTCTTAATACTGTTTCCGGATTACTATCTGATCCGTGCTGTTGATCCTTGAACTATTCAAGTACTCTGGCACGGGTGAGTTGCAgatattcagtattttttcaaaCCAGCTTCGAATTTTGACGGTTCTTTGCTTGGTTTACTTCCTTCTTTgctgcaaaaaaataaattcgttgAAAAAATACACTTCAAAGAGAAACTGTCCAACAGTTGGTTCATTTCTGTCCAGTAGGAAAAAATACTGCGAATTAGATAGCCCAATCGAGGTCAAAGCAGAATCGACTCTTGAAACTCAGGTTGTCCATGCTGGTAAGCGCCAAATCAAACGATAGCAAGAGCTCTTGAATGGTCTCTTTGTGGTCTTTTGCGGTTTCAAAACAAAATCTTTGAACCTATCAAAGGTTTCTGAAAGCGCGTCCCAGCTGAGACCGAAACATCAAGGCTCCACTCGTAAAAACTAAAGGTCGTGATAGTAAGATCAATAAAAGGCAAACGTTATTGCTTACTGCGAGCTCTTCAAGTAGAACACTTGTGCTTTTGCCCCTGCTCGCGAAGTCGAGATCGACGGCGCGGGGTCACCGACGatagtttgacatgcgaggatctgctggtGTAATGGGTTGGCTGTCTTACTTCAACTGGTGAAAATTTTGgattgcaaacgtttgcattcagtatTGACCGAGAAGTAAGGAACGAATTTTAATTCCTGCAGGGTAATCTTCGTTAGATCCGCGTTACATCCTCTTGCACTATATTCGTCTACCTGTACGTCTGCTTGTATCGTAGGCCATGCACTGAGCAATTGAGCAACACAGCCAGGGCCGTAGCGACTTTAGAACGATAATTTAGTGTGTACATTAAAATGGCAGTCTTATCTTGACTTGTTTTATAAGGCATATCAAGATTTATGCTTCTTCTGAGGACGTTGCTCTTGACGGGACCAATCCGATCAACCGCAACCGCAGTAGCAAAAAAAGGCTCGCTGTAGAAAGTGTGGTGATAATCATAAGGATGATTCTTGCAATAAGAAGGCTGAAGTGTTCTTACTGTGCGGAGAATCAGAATGATACCTCAACAACGTTTCTCTTAGGAGCAATCTTTGACAGATCACATCTGTTCAGAGAGTTTTAAGAGTAAATTCAAGAatttattcattattttctagtcactaggtgacgtgactgtgaaaaTAGCGCCCCCGATCTACCTTGGTCCCTCCGGAACAACCAGTGACTCGAATGACCTCACACAAAACATTGATCGACACAGGAACTTCTTCCTTTTAGTTTTGGGCGCGAACATTCAAAGACGTTCTTTCAATTCGTTGTGGGACAAAGAGTATTCAAACGCACAGGAGATGAAGGCCTGGGCGTATAAAAACTTCCAGGACAACTGGGTACCCGCTAACTATCAACAGTGTGCAATGTTAAAAACGCAAACAAAATGTTTAATGAAAGTTAAGAAACATGATTACTGGCGCCGGTACGTCAACAGGTTAACGAaggaaacatcgatgagcactggTTGGAGATACGCTGTCGTTTTACGCACaaatgtcccatgtgctatgggattcctTATACGCATGGGAtaattatgcgtagagcggcagtaCAGTTCGACGACGTCTGCGAAAACGGAACAAACGCGCGATAAAGCTGTTCTCCTAGCTTGAATTAGttctaaaatgtaaaaattcaatttaaaatgatgtaaaataaTAACCCCCTAATTTCAAGATATATagaaattggcacctttaagttGACGTAACGTGCCATGTGAAATAAACGggcttagggccgatttcttcaccctcgcttaacttttaaacgagGTTCACCAGTAAGTTTGAACCTGGTTTaagcgttaagcgagggtgaaggaATCGGCCCTTAAAGAATTAAATCTAGACCAACACGAGCAAAGGGCGGAAGTCCAAATGAGattctctctttgtttactctctctctctctctctctctctctctctctcttccgtCAATAACTCGGCCGCTTCTACGTTTGCTCCTTAACTCTcagcataatatgctagacgaCACCAGAGTCTTCGGAAAGTTTTATGTTGACGCCGTAATAATAGAAAGGGAAAGTAAACACAAAGAGACTCTCATTTGGACTTTTGCCCATTTCACATGTTGGTCTAGAAATGCAGTTTGAGGACCATAAATCCCAAAGAAACCTAGCGAGATCCCGACTGAGAAGCATCAGTTAAAAAATAAACTCAATTTAAACAGGAACAACAAAATCTCCTTACCCATCCAACTGATCCAAAGTTCACTCAGCTAGCGCCGAATGTAATTCATAAAACGTAACCAAATCGTTCAAATGTttttcaaactgaataaaacggGTTGTTGTCTCTGTCATCGTCGCCGTCTTTGTCGTCGTCGCCGTCGTTGTCGTTCTTGCCACCATCGAAGAATGTTGGAACACAAGAGTCAAGACGCCCTCGCTACTCGCCGATCGCgtgttttgattttcgtttcacaGCGCAATTTATTCGAATTCTATTTCGGATCAACAGTAGGTAAATTTGACAAACGTAATCACAACATTGTCATCCTATTTCattcactttttattttacaactaCAAACAACTACGGAAAATATCAAACGGGGTAACGCAGAAGCCAATAGGTTGCAAAAAGTGCGAATAGAGTATAATACAAGGGTGCTGTTCAATTATATACAACAACGATTTAACCGACAACCGCTAATACAAAAAGAAGTGCCAAACATCTATACAAAGTTACGGGTTGATAATAATTATTAATGGCAGTCAAAGCAGCTATAAGCGTACAGAAACATGAACGAGAGTTAATAAAAGCGTTTGCAAAAGCTCTACTATATTACAGTCATCTCAATAAAGCAATCAAGCGTGCGCGGGTTTTCCGTCTTACCTGTTTACTTACATCTACGAGATCAATCCTTAAAAGGTCAGACTTGAAAATGGTAGTTTTGAAAGGGTTCGTACTTTTTAATTTATGGCAAGTGGGAACTTATCCTTTTAGTATAGGGAGTTTCTAATCAAGAAGGGGGAAAAGGAGAATACTCTAAACATTAGCGTGTACTTACCATTTCCGAACTAAGACGTGAATGGATATCTTCGCAGAAGATATCCCACCAGTACTGCAGGAAGTTAGCTAGATGCTGGAAGCCACCTGGGGTGTGCACTGTACGAGTTTCCGAGTTGAAATTCTGCAGCCATGGTTTGGCCGTTCCAATGAAGTGCAAGATTTTCGTATTTTGGCCGAACCTAAAAGCAGATCGTATTTTAAATAAACTAGTTGACACTAAAATAATATCATTGCAATAACTTACTGCTTAAATGCTGGAAGGTACGAGTAGGAAGCAACCGATGACGTGTTGTACACGAACGGCAAATGTCGCGAGATGTCCTTTGTAGCCCAATCGCTAAAGTACGAGTTCAGCAATCCCTGATCACCTCCATCGAAACTTCCATGCTGCACGGCAAACTCCAACAGACTGGAGAACGTGTCCATACTAGGCCGATACACGTAGACACCCGAGTTGAAGCAATCGGGCCAGCCGACATCCGGGGCGGCGGACAGTTCTTCCCGCTCGAACAGTTCGTCGCAATTTCGCAGTACCAGCGTGTCGGCATCGAGGAAAACGCACTTCTCAAACTGCACCAACCGCCAGCAGTGGAGCTTAGTGAATGTGATTCCCAGCTCGGGACGCTTCAGCAGTGCCAGGTTGGCTTCGTCCTTCGAGTCAAGCAGGTTGACTTCCTCCACCACGTTGAACACTGCCCGGAGTTTGGTTCTGTGGATAAAGAAATGCGGTCAATATATTATGCGATTCTTTAAAATAGTTTaattaaaacaacaaaaagacagaaaaaaacGTAAAAAGACAAAAATTCTGGTAATGCAAGACTGTGCGAAACACCCAGAAAGTGTATTTTAGATTAACGATATAGGGACTAGATACGTGCGCCGATGTATTTTTAATCACCAACTTTGCGCACCCATATTTCCCATACAAACAGCATGTCGCATATGAGTGCCTTGCCTACAAATACTTATGAATGAGAATATTTCAATGACGATGAAAATTTACTTTGCTATccatatatttttgaatttatgaaaataggaCAAATAATATATCGTTTCCACAAAGGAATCAATATCACTTTTCAAAgaacatattttattaaaaacaataaaatcgcGATGACACAACCGAGGCACGACTACAAGATCTGGCACGATATTAACACTAttaaaccacagactaacaggcataacactcgaaaacaatgcttcatCCGCTTTaacgatcattttaaatatatttgtggtTAGGACtttgcaattatggcgccactgacacaTGAAAAAACATTTGAGGGaaagaccactagtgaaaaatagtTCCCAAGCGTGGTGGATAACCCACCTGCAAgtaagtgtttgggaccgtgaataaacgGTGAAGCTAGCGTTCTGgaaaaattgccggatcgatattttttgaggggattccctcatagtgttatgtctgatAGTCTGTGATTAAACGACACATGTCAAAGTACGGAAATTTGGATACCGTTAGAGAAGATATTTGGAGAAACGACTTTGCAGGTGCTCCAACGGTGTTCTGtaagaaaaatttttttgtgtCGTAAATTTCATAACCAATTTAGTCCTAGGTTTTGCATCCTTTACGCGAAAATTGGTTCATTCTATTTTCTCCTGAGTGGAGGAAATTATTCTCCTTAACGAGTTTCGATTTcactagttctcatcagcttaaaattaaCTCTTTTTCTTGTGAGACATCACGCAGACTAGAGGTTTGCTCAGGGACACAGTATCTCTGTTTGTGGAgccagcgtcaatccggcgccaACTTAATCCTggtactaagttagtgtcggattctgatgagacaaagtcgaaacacaaattccataactaatttaattttcatatcgACATTTCAAAATATCACAATATCTTTTTTCCGAGAGTGGAGCTTGAAGcttggttctcggaagggctccctgtcaaaaccattcaaatgtcGCGCATTAAAGTACTGCTTAAGGCAGATTTCAGCGAGTGTACGGTTGAGATGTGCGTGCATAGGGATCGCGGAGAAATAAGCATTTATTTGTTCGCGCTTGAATCCGCGTTGAACAGATTATAAGTGCGATAGCGTTGACAAAATCATCGGAgcatgttcgtctttgtgtatcatcgcgaagggctcgatcgtttgtatgttaacgtgttcgatcgtgggcgtttgtatgtcgcgtgtgctagcatgtatgtaagggatcatccataaatgacgtagcattatatgggggaggggggagttttgtattttgtgatgatgtgtgacgacaggg carries:
- the LOC131693191 gene encoding glycogenin-1 isoform X8, translating into MSNFAWVTLATNDSYSLGALVVAHSLKRVHTAHQLAVLITPGVSEAMKTKLRAVFNVVEEVNLLDSKDEANLALLKRPELGITFTKLHCWRLVQFEKCVFLDADTLVLRNCDELFEREELSAAPDVGWPDCFNSGVYVYRPSMDTFSSLLEFAVQHGSFDGGDQGLLNSYFSDWATKDISRHLPFVYNTSSVASYSYLPAFKQFGQNTKILHFIGTAKPWLQNFNSETRTVHTPGGFQHLANFLQYWWDIFCEDIHSRLSSEMSGLAQVMSSVKLGEPRSPDQVRIEEVIRRHNWEEGNADFNGRDAFQHVWSRIEQTMHQTDRLESD